The sequence TCCTCAAATCGATCGTCGATCGGGACACGGCGGGGGCGCTCCCCGCGAGTCTCGCGGCGACGTCGATGGCGGTCGAACGGGGTGCACACGTCATCAGAACCCACGACGTGGCGGAGACCCGAGACGCGGCGCTCGTTGGCCGCGAGTTCGCTCGCAACCGCGTCCGCACGGAGTTCGTCGAAGAGCGGGACGTGACGAACGACCGCGAGCTGCGTCGACACGTCCGCCGCGTCGGCGGATCGAGCGCGGACATCGCCACGTCCAAACGACGAGCAGTCACCGTGTATGGTCTCGACCCGTCGGATCGACGGCACGTGGTGGATACTGTCGCAAAGACCAGTTTGACTGCCTTCGGAACGGGGCCGTTACTTCTCGTCGGTCCCGGACCAGCGTTCGACCGGCTGGCAACCACGCTCGAATCCATCGACGGCACCGTGTCACGGATCGCAGCTGACCTGCATCGGGTGGGGTCCAACGAGAAAGCTTATACCAGATGGGACTAAAACGGCAATTCGAAGTCGGCCCCCATTGGGTAGGGGTACGCAATCGTGGGGCCGGCCCACACAGGATTCCTCAATTCTTTCACGTCTCGTAGCCACAGCCATGGATGACGCGAACTGGATGCCACTGTACGAACGAATACGAAGCGACTTCGGCTACGACCGGCGTGCCGACGAGCACGCCCGCGACGTCCTCGCCGACTACGCGACGCCCTTCGATTTCGACCGCCTCGACGTCGCGGGGTGTAGCGTTGCCATTGCGGGTGGCGCGCCCTCACTGGTAGACGAGACGGGACTGGCAGCCGATGCGGACCGGGTGTTCGCCGCGTCGACGGCCGCCGACGTGCTCAAGGCCGCCGAGGTGCCCGTCGACCTCATGGTGACGGATCTCGACAAAAACGCCGAAACTGCGGTCGCGATGACGAACGCCGGACGACCCGTCGCAGTTCACGCTCACGGGGACAACGTCCCTCTCGTTCGGGAGGTGGTCCCGCGGATGGACGCCGAGCACGTCCTCGCGACCACGCAAGTGCGCCCAGTCGATTCCGTCTACAACGTCGGCGGTTTCACCGACGGAGACCGGGCAGCGTTCCTGGCTGACCACCTCGGCGCCGACCGCCTGGTCTTTCCCGGCTGGGAGTTCGACGACCGCACCGTGGACCGGGTCAAACGGAAGAAACTCGAGTGGGCAAAGCGTCTGCTCGCGTTTCTGGAAACGCGTCGCAACGAGCAATTCGACGTCCTGGACGGCCACCGATCATCGATCGAGCCGCTGTAGGGCTGGGAGGACGACGATCACGCGGACGTCGTTCGCGCCCTGTTTACACGATCGGCAATAGCTCAGAGACGTCGTCCATCTCGTCGACCGACAGCAAGGCGTCGAGGGCCGCGTCCCGCTCGGCCTCCGAGAGGTGTTCGCGCGTCCCATCCGCGAACTTGCCGGCGAGTTGCTCCTCGGTGAGCGGGTTGTCCGGGTGGCCCCGTGGATACGTCATCTCGCACTCGTAGGCCTTCTCGGTCGTGTGGACCACCATCCGATGCGGGAAGCTCTCGCCGTACGCCTCGGTGTATTCGTCCCGCTCGACGACCTCCATGACATCCATCAACTCGCGAACGTCGTCGGCTTTGACCTTCTCGAGGTCGAACTGCTCGATCGTCATCTCGCCGTCGATGAACGCGCGCGCGATGCAGTACGGCATCGAGTGGTCGGCCGTCTCGCGGGTCTGTGGATCCCACTTCTCCTCGTCCGCGATGATGCTCACCGCGGCTTCGTAGGTCTCGTTTTCGATCTTCTCGATATCGGTCCACTCGAGATCTTGCTCCTCGAGCATGTCGAGCGCACAGTTGACCGCGGCCTGGGCGTGGTACTCGACCGGGTACCGCTTGATGTACGTGCGCGGGAGCTTGAAGTCGCCGCCGCGACCGCCGAACTCCTCGACATCGAGTTCGAACTCGCCCGTGAGCTGATTGAAGACGCCGAACTCGCCCTCGAAAATCGGTTTCGGGCCGTTGATCCCGGCTTTGGCGAGTTCCGCCGCGACCACCGCGTTTCTGTCGGCGTTGCCGAAGGCCATCCCCTTCCACTCGGTGAGTTCGCCGGTCCGGGCCTGCCGCATCGCTGCGTGCCCGTTGATCGCGAGACGAACCGCGTCGGCCAGCTCATCCGTCGAGAGCCCCATGAGTTTGCCGGCCCCGAGCGATGCGGAGGCCAGGCCGTAGTTGACGTGGTCCCAGCCGTTCTTTCGGAGGGAGGCCGCGTCGCACAGCCGAGTCTGTACCTCGTAGGCGAGAGCGGTCGCCGTCAAGAGCTCTTCGCCCGAGGACTCGTAGGCATCCGCGACGGTCAGGAGCGCGCCAAAGTTATCCGAGGGGTGACCGGGTTCCAGCGAGAGATAGGTGTCGTTCCAGTCGAGGTACCGAATCGCGCTCCCGTTGGCGAGTGTTGCCCGTTCGAGGCTTCCCTCGCCCCCGCCAATGACCGTGGCGGTACGCTCGGCGCTGGAGCGCTGGGCGTACTCTCGTACCGCCTGTACTGGTTGTTCGTCGAGACCGGCGTAGGCCGTCGCGATCGAGTCGACGAGCCGATCTTTTGCGTCCTCGATGGTTCGCTCGTCGAGGTCGTCGTACGAGAGTTCCGCTGCGTAATCTGCGAGGTTTTCGGCAATTGTTGCAGGCATGCGTGCGGGGTGTAAACGTTTTACATATATATAAAAATCGGGGTTTCAGATCGTCGACTCGGGGAGCGATCGCAACCCGGGACGGGCCCACGTGGCGCCACAGCCACTCGGTGGCACCGTGCCCCCTACTTCTCGGATACCGCGTAGCGTTCCTCGAGTTCCTGAACGAACTCGAAGTCAGTGAGTTCGTTGCGTAACTCGAAACTGGCGATGTCGTCGACGATATCGGCCGTCCCGCCGGTTTCGTGAATGTGTTCGGCAGTATCCAACATTGCGACCATCGCGGCCCGGAGCAACGAGTTGGGGAAGATGACCAGATCGTACCCGATCTCGTCGAGCTCCTCGGCGGAGAGCAGCGGCGTCTTGCCGTACTCGACCATATTGGCCATGATCGGCGCGTCGATTTCTGCTGCGTATCGACGCATTTCGTCCTCGTCGAGGGGGGCTTCGGGGAAAATCATGTCCGCTCCCGCGTCGGCGAATCGGTTCGATCGCTCGATCGCGGCGTCGATTCCGAGTCCCTCCCTGGCGTCCGTTCGCGCGACGATCGTGAAATTGGGGTCCTCGCGTGCGTCGACGGCCGCCTCGATCTTTTGTTCCATCGTCTCCGGATCGACGACGGACTTGTCGTCGAAGTGCCCACACTGCTTTGGGAAGTCCTGATCCTCGATATGGAGCGCCGCGGCACCGGCTTGCTCGTAGAGTTGTACCGTCCGTCGAACGTGGATTGGATTGCCATAGCCCGTGTCGGCGTCGGACATGATCGGGATGTCGACGGCCTCCGCGACGTATTCGATCTGGTCGCGAAGCTCGGTCTGCGTCGCCAATCCCACGTCGGCGATGCCGAGTTTGGCATTCGAGACGCCGGCCCCGGAGAGGTAGACGGCGTCGAACCCCACTTTCTCGACGATCTTGGCGCTCAACGCGTTGAAGCTCCCGGGAAGAACGGCAATTTCGTCCCTTTCGATGAGTTCGCGAAAGGTTTCGCGCGCGTCTGCTGACATACAGGGAGTATTAATTCCTAATCCATAATGATATCATGGGTTCGTTAGCTGGTGCCGGGCGGCCATATCGACCAATTTCGTGCGTAACCGATCCGTCACCGATTGTCCGTACCCTTCAGCGATTTGATAATGGGCTGCCACAAACATTATATTGAATAAGGGACATTCTTTGTGTCGTTATGGCACCAGAAGAACTCGAGGGCGAGATCCAGAAGGGCCTCGAAGGCGTCATCATCGACGAATCGGAAATCAGCCGCGTTTTTGGCGACGAAGGGAAGATCCTCATTCGCGGGCACGACGTCGAGGACATCGCAAAACACGCTGACCTCCAGGAAACGTTGTATCTCGTGTGGAACGGGGAACTCCCGACTCGTGAGGAGTACGAGCCGTTCCGCGATGATATGTTCGAACGGCGGGAGCTTCCGGACGATGTCATAGAGACCCTCCGCAACTACGCGGCGGCCGACCTCCATCCGATGGACGCGATGATGGCCACGACCGCCAATCTTGCGGGCTACGACGACCACATCGACCCCCACGCGCCCCAGACCTTCGAGGACAGCATCGACGAGGTCATGGAAATGGGCAAGAACATCGTGGCCAAGCTACCGACCATCACCGCATCGTATCAACGG is a genomic window of Halanaeroarchaeum sulfurireducens containing:
- a CDS encoding isocitrate lyase/PEP mutase family protein, with amino-acid sequence MSADARETFRELIERDEIAVLPGSFNALSAKIVEKVGFDAVYLSGAGVSNAKLGIADVGLATQTELRDQIEYVAEAVDIPIMSDADTGYGNPIHVRRTVQLYEQAGAAALHIEDQDFPKQCGHFDDKSVVDPETMEQKIEAAVDAREDPNFTIVARTDAREGLGIDAAIERSNRFADAGADMIFPEAPLDEDEMRRYAAEIDAPIMANMVEYGKTPLLSAEELDEIGYDLVIFPNSLLRAAMVAMLDTAEHIHETGGTADIVDDIASFELRNELTDFEFVQELEERYAVSEK
- a CDS encoding 6-hydroxymethylpterin diphosphokinase MptE-like protein, whose translation is MDDANWMPLYERIRSDFGYDRRADEHARDVLADYATPFDFDRLDVAGCSVAIAGGAPSLVDETGLAADADRVFAASTAADVLKAAEVPVDLMVTDLDKNAETAVAMTNAGRPVAVHAHGDNVPLVREVVPRMDAEHVLATTQVRPVDSVYNVGGFTDGDRAAFLADHLGADRLVFPGWEFDDRTVDRVKRKKLEWAKRLLAFLETRRNEQFDVLDGHRSSIEPL
- a CDS encoding MmgE/PrpD family protein, yielding MPATIAENLADYAAELSYDDLDERTIEDAKDRLVDSIATAYAGLDEQPVQAVREYAQRSSAERTATVIGGGEGSLERATLANGSAIRYLDWNDTYLSLEPGHPSDNFGALLTVADAYESSGEELLTATALAYEVQTRLCDAASLRKNGWDHVNYGLASASLGAGKLMGLSTDELADAVRLAINGHAAMRQARTGELTEWKGMAFGNADRNAVVAAELAKAGINGPKPIFEGEFGVFNQLTGEFELDVEEFGGRGGDFKLPRTYIKRYPVEYHAQAAVNCALDMLEEQDLEWTDIEKIENETYEAAVSIIADEEKWDPQTRETADHSMPYCIARAFIDGEMTIEQFDLEKVKADDVRELMDVMEVVERDEYTEAYGESFPHRMVVHTTEKAYECEMTYPRGHPDNPLTEEQLAGKFADGTREHLSEAERDAALDALLSVDEMDDVSELLPIV